One genomic segment of Mycolicibacterium gilvum includes these proteins:
- a CDS encoding SDR family NAD(P)-dependent oxidoreductase produces MTRTVVVTGAGSGIGRAIASTLAQRDWRVVVTDVNGEAARSVAAELPNPSAGHESAPLDVTSPDAAAAVASDIAERFGLDAWVSNAGISFMHRFLDAPIERFDQTMDVNLKGVFVCGQAAAREMVRSGVPGVIVNTASMAGKQGRVPFLADYVASKFGVVGLTQAMAYELGEHGITVNCVCPGFVETPMQSRELEWEAELRGTTPDGVRAMMIADTPLGRLEQADDVARAVAFLLSDDARFITGEALAVNGGAYMD; encoded by the coding sequence ATGACCAGAACCGTCGTGGTGACCGGTGCCGGATCGGGTATCGGCCGAGCGATCGCGAGCACACTGGCACAACGGGATTGGCGGGTCGTCGTCACCGACGTCAACGGTGAGGCCGCACGCTCGGTCGCCGCAGAACTGCCCAACCCGTCGGCCGGGCACGAGTCGGCCCCCCTGGACGTGACGTCACCGGACGCGGCCGCGGCGGTGGCCTCCGACATCGCCGAACGGTTCGGCCTGGACGCGTGGGTGAGCAACGCGGGGATCTCGTTCATGCACCGCTTTCTCGACGCCCCGATCGAGCGCTTCGACCAGACGATGGACGTCAACCTCAAGGGCGTCTTCGTGTGCGGCCAGGCCGCGGCCCGCGAGATGGTCCGGTCCGGGGTGCCCGGGGTGATCGTCAACACCGCGTCGATGGCCGGAAAGCAGGGCCGCGTGCCGTTCCTGGCCGATTACGTGGCCTCGAAGTTCGGGGTCGTCGGACTGACCCAGGCGATGGCCTACGAGCTCGGCGAGCACGGCATCACCGTCAACTGCGTGTGTCCCGGCTTTGTCGAAACACCCATGCAGTCACGGGAATTGGAGTGGGAGGCCGAACTGCGCGGCACCACCCCCGACGGGGTGCGGGCGATGATGATCGCCGACACCCCACTGGGTCGCCTCGAGCAGGCCGACGACGTGGCCCGCGCGGTCGCCTTCCTGCTGTCCGATGACGCCCGCTTCATCACCGGAGAGGCGCTGGCCGTCAACGGCGGCGCCTACATGGACTGA
- a CDS encoding ABC transporter ATP-binding protein, with amino-acid sequence MATVRFSGVTKAYGSTSVVSDLDLELPDGSLSVLVGPSGCGKSTTLRMLAGLETVTSGTITIGDRDVTHLQPRDRDIAMVFQNYALYPHLTVAENIAFPLRANKTPRREALARAATVAESLGLSALLGRKPKDLSGGQQQRVAIGRAIIREPSVFLFDEPLSNLDAKLRVETRTELAQIQRRLGITSVYVTHDQEEAMTLSDRMIVMRDGKIAQQGAPQDVYARPADTFVAAFVGSPKMNLLEGTLTGGTFTLANGFALPIDEGATDGPLTLGVRPDDLLPTVGAVDAPARVALIEHLGPRAIVTVDARGTELTSVVDTARLSGITEGTGVELAVRQGATHLFDTTTGRRIAGETR; translated from the coding sequence ATGGCAACCGTCCGCTTCTCCGGCGTCACCAAGGCGTACGGATCCACCTCCGTCGTCAGCGATCTCGACCTCGAGCTGCCTGACGGATCGTTGAGCGTGCTGGTCGGCCCCTCCGGATGCGGCAAGTCGACGACGCTGCGGATGCTGGCAGGCCTGGAGACGGTCACCTCCGGGACCATCACCATCGGTGACCGCGACGTGACGCACCTGCAACCGCGCGACCGCGACATCGCGATGGTCTTCCAGAACTACGCTCTCTACCCGCACCTGACCGTCGCCGAGAACATCGCGTTCCCGTTGCGCGCGAACAAGACACCGCGCCGCGAGGCCTTGGCGCGGGCGGCGACGGTCGCGGAGTCACTGGGCCTGTCGGCACTGCTGGGCCGCAAACCGAAGGACCTCAGCGGAGGCCAGCAGCAGCGGGTCGCCATCGGGCGGGCCATCATCCGCGAGCCGTCGGTGTTCCTGTTCGACGAACCGCTGAGCAACCTCGACGCCAAACTGCGCGTGGAGACCAGGACCGAACTGGCGCAGATCCAAAGGCGTCTCGGTATCACCTCGGTGTACGTCACCCATGACCAGGAAGAGGCGATGACGCTGTCGGACCGCATGATCGTCATGCGCGACGGCAAGATCGCCCAGCAGGGCGCACCGCAGGACGTGTACGCCCGCCCGGCCGACACCTTCGTAGCGGCCTTCGTCGGCAGCCCGAAGATGAACCTGCTCGAAGGCACCCTCACCGGCGGAACCTTCACGCTGGCAAACGGATTCGCGTTGCCGATCGACGAGGGTGCCACCGATGGTCCGCTGACGCTCGGCGTGCGCCCCGACGACCTGCTGCCCACCGTCGGAGCCGTCGATGCGCCGGCCCGGGTCGCCCTGATCGAGCACCTCGGCCCCCGCGCCATCGTGACCGTCGACGCCCGGGGCACGGAGCTCACCAGTGTGGTGGACACCGCCCGGCTGTCGGGGATCACCGAGGGCACCGGGGTGGAGCTCGCCGTGCGACAGGGCGCCACCCACCTGTTCGACACCACCACCGGCCGGCGTATCGCCGGCGAAACCAGATAG